The Chanos chanos chromosome 6, fChaCha1.1, whole genome shotgun sequence genome includes a region encoding these proteins:
- the LOC115814126 gene encoding NACHT, LRR and PYD domains-containing protein 12-like — MSDWLYYSPTCEERSDSPEPSCVSRRSDRSMENPVRFKEENFPAEHRYKTAFPDDVIKKHKSELKKKLECVGFPEALGKQRNPIPLNEIYTELYIVPGGSDVNNEHEIIQIETASRRVAIDDMSVKCNDIFKPLPGQDEPFRTVLTTGVAGIGKTVSVQKFVLDWAEGKANQDIHYIFPLPFRELNLKKDKKHSLIDLLSGFFKEVKEFDLSTNKHKILFILDGLDECRFHLDFQKNRKLGDVTKVTEPTTVDVLLTSLINGNLLPSALIWITSRPAAANQIPPGSIDQITEIRGFNDQQKEEYFRKRISNKNLANRIISHMKSVKSLYIMCHIPVFCWISATVLERMQIKNGQIPKTLTQMYTHFLIIQMSMKQEKYNEKKETNKKMIFKLGRLAFQQLMRGNLIFYEEDLRRCGIDVREASVYSGVCTQIFREESGLYQGRVYCFVHLSIQEHLAALYVYLSFITKNKNVLNKDVSSKLVAMMKHCTISHLLKTAVDKALQSKNGHLDLFLRFLLSLSRRYNQALLLHLSTHIGTSSQSHAEIIQYIKVKIRENPSPKKAINLLYCLNELNEHSLVEDVYKYLYSKKRSASNFPTSQWSALIRMLPASKEELDVFDLQKYGERLPVKAEDIFMLLPPVVRASRRADLRNSNFTEKSCEVLASVVISNSPILRELDLSYNKLQDSGVKLLSAGLKCPHSKLEVLRMRLCNITDKSCAALASALSSSSLRELDLSYNDLLNSGVKQLSSGLENPHCKLEILRLTKCSLTENSCAALALALSLDSSSLTELDLSINQLKDSGVKLLLAGLDNPQCKLKVLRLSSCDLTEDSCESLALALSSNASNLRELNLSDNKLQDSGVQLLLAEVKNPHCKLEILSLSNCDLTMESCAILASALSSNSSRLKELDLNDNNLQDSGLKKLLPELEIHQHKLEILRLSGCNLTKESCDVLASVLRTQRSNSSSLRELDLSYNKLQDSGVELLSSGLKSLHCKLETLRLKSCGVTVEGCAYLASALESNPSHLRELDLSLSSPGGSGQNPLLSLQENHPYKLEKLM; from the exons ATGAGTGACTGGCTGTATTACAGCCCAACATGTGAAGAAAGATCAGACTCACCTGAACCAAGCTGTGTGTCCAGGAGAAGTGACAGGTCCATGGAAAACCCAGTACGGTTCAAAGAGGAAAACTTTCCAGCTGAGCACAG ATACAAAACTGCCTTTCCTGATGATGTCATTAAGAAGCACAAATCAGAACTGAAAAAGAAGTTGGAGTGTGTTGGGTTTCCTGAAGCTTTAGGAAAGCAGAGAAACCCTATACCTCTCAATGagatctacacagagctctacattgTGCCAGGTGGATCTGACGTCAACAATGAACATGAGATCATACAGATTGAGACAGCATCCAGGAGAGTTGCAATAGATGACATGTCAGTCAAATGCAACGACATATTTAAACCCTTACCTGGACAAGACGAACCCTtcagaactgtgctgacaaCGGGTGtcgctggcattggaaaaacagtctctgtgcagaaatTCGTTCTAGACTGGGCTGAAGGGAAAGCCAATCAGGATATCCACTACATATTTCCACTTCCTTTCAGAGAGCTGAATTTGAAGAAGGATAAAAAACACAGTCTAATAGATCTCCTCAGTGGCTTTTTCAAGGAAGTGAAAGAATTTGATCTCTCTACCAATAAGCACAAAATTCTTTTCATCTTGGATGGCTTAGATGAATGCCGATTCCATCTAGACTTCCAGAAAAATAGGAAGCTAGGTGATGTAACAAAAGTAACAGAGCCAACAACAGTGGATGTGCTGCTGACAAGCCTCATTAATGGGAacctgcttccctctgctctaatctggataacctcccgaccagcagcagccaatcaaatccCTCCTGGATCTATTGACCAAATTACTGAAATACGAGGTTTTAATGACCAACAGAAGGAAGAATATTTCAGGAAGAGAATTTCTAATAAGAACCTGGctaacagaatcatctcacataTGAAATCTGTAAAGAGTCTgtacatcatgtgtcacataccagtaTTCTgctggatttcagccactgttctagAGAGAATGCAAATCAAAAATGGACAAATTCCCAAGACTCTGACTCAAATGTACACGCACTTTCTGATTATTCAAATGAGCATGAAACAGGAGAAATACAacgagaaaaaagagacaaataaaaaaatgattttcaaactcGGACGGCTGGCTTTTCAGCAACTGATGAGAGGCAATCTGATCTTCTATGAGGAAGATCTGAGAAgatgtggcattgatgtgagagaagcatcagtgtactcaggagtGTGCACCCAAATCTTTAGAGAGGAGTCAGGGCTATACCAGGGGAGGGTGTACTGTTTTGTACATCTCAGCATTCAAGAGCATCTTGCAGCTCTATATGTTTATTTGTCATTTATCACCAAGAACAAGAATGTACTTAACAAAGATGTATCCTCTAAACTTGTAGCCATGATGAAACACTGTACCATTTCACACTTGCTCAAGACAGCAGTGGATAAGGCCTTGCAAAGTAAGAACGGACACTTAGACCTgttcctccgcttccttctgAGTCTCTCACGGAGGTATAATCAGGCTCTTCTACTGCATCTTTCGACACATATAGGAACCAGTTCACAGAGCCATGCAGAGATAATTCAGTACATCAAGGTGAAGATCAGAGAGAATCCATCTCCAAAGAAAGCTATCAATTTGCTCTATTGTCTGAATGAACTAAATGAGCATTCACTTGTGGAGGATGTCTACAAATACTTGTACTCAAAAAAACGGAGTGCTTCAAACTTCCCAACTTCTCAGTGGTCTGCTCTCATCCGTATGCTACCTGCCTCAAAAGAGGAACTGGATGTATTTGACCTGCAAAAGTACGGAGAGAGGTTACCAGTCAAAGCAGAAGATATATTCATGTTGCTACCGCCAGTTGTCAGAGCCTCAAGGAGGGCAGA TCTGAGGAACAGCAATtttacagagaaaagctgtgaaGTTCTGGCTTCAGTTGTCATCTCAAACTCCCCTattctgagagagctggacctaaGTTATAATAaactgcaggattcaggagtgaagttgctctctgctggactgaagTGTCCTCACAGTAAACTGGAGGTACTGAG GATGAGGCTTTgtaacatcacagacaaaagctGTGCAgctctggcctcagctctcagctcctccagtctgagagaactagACCTGTCTTACAATGACCTGCTGAATTCAGGAGTAAAGCAGCTCTCTTCTGGATTAGAGAACCcccactgtaaactggagatactgag ACTAACAAAGTGTAGcctgacagaaaacagctgtGCAGCTCTAGCATTGGCTCTCAGCTtagactcctccagtctgacagagctggacctgagtatCAATCAACTGAAAGATTCAGGGGTGAAGCTGCTCTTAGCTGGACTGGATAACCCTCAGTGTAAACTTAAGGTGCTGAG GTTGAGCAGCTGTGACCTGACAGAGGACAGTTGTGAATCTCTGGCCCTAGCCCTCAGCTCAAATGCCTCTAATCTGAGAGAGCTCAATTTGAGTGACAATAAACTGCAAGATTCAGGAGTGCAGCTGCTCTTAGCTGAAGTTAAGAATCCtcattgtaaactggagatactgag TTTGAGTAACTGTGATCTGACAATGGAAAGCTGTGCAATTCTGGCCTCAGCTCTgagctcaaactcctccagaCTGAAAGAACTGGACCTGAATGACaataatctgcaggattcaggacTTAAAAAGCTCTTGCCCGAACTGGAGATCCATCAGCATAAATTAGAAatactgag GTTGAGTGGTTGTAATCTGACAAAGGAAAGTTGTGAcgttctggcctcagttcttAGAACTCAAAGGTCAAACTCGTCCagcctgagagagctggacttGAGTTACAATAAACTGCAAGACTCtggagtggagctgctctcaAGTGGATTAAAAAGTCTTCACTGTAAATTGGAAACATTAAG GCTTAAGAGCTGTGGTGTCACTGTTGAAGGATGTGCTTATCTGGCTTCAGCTCTAgaatcaaacccctcacacctgagagaactggatttGAGTTTAAGCAGTCCAGGGGGGTCAGGCCAAAATCCTTTGTTGTCTCTACAGGAAAATCACCCATATAAACTGGAGAAACTAATGTGA